A single window of Caldicellulosiruptor bescii DSM 6725 DNA harbors:
- a CDS encoding 2-oxoacid:acceptor oxidoreductase family protein, whose translation MGKMIEIRWHGRGGQGAKTASLLLAEAAFNTGKYVQGFPEYGPERMGAPITAYNRISDEKITIHSNIYEPDYVVVVDETLIGSVDVTKGLKKDGAIIVNTSKSPEEVKKLLGNFEGKVYTIDARKISMECLGKYFPNIPVLGAVIKVTGIIPEEEAIKDMEGSLHHKFATKPDVIEGNLKAFVRGMQEVQG comes from the coding sequence ATGGGCAAGATGATTGAAATAAGATGGCATGGTCGAGGTGGCCAGGGTGCAAAGACAGCTTCACTTCTTTTAGCTGAAGCTGCTTTCAACACAGGCAAGTACGTTCAAGGTTTTCCTGAGTATGGTCCGGAGCGAATGGGTGCTCCTATCACAGCTTACAACAGAATAAGCGATGAGAAAATTACAATTCACAGCAACATTTATGAACCTGATTATGTAGTTGTTGTTGATGAGACATTAATCGGAAGTGTTGATGTAACAAAAGGACTTAAAAAAGACGGTGCAATAATTGTCAACACTTCAAAGTCTCCTGAAGAAGTAAAAAAGTTGCTTGGGAACTTTGAAGGGAAGGTTTACACAATTGATGCAAGAAAGATTTCAATGGAGTGTTTGGGCAAGTACTTCCCGAATATCCCAGTTCTTGGAGCAGTTATAAAAGTAACAGGCATTATACCCGAAGAAGAAGCGATAAAGGATATGGAAGGATCGCTTCATCACAAGTTTGCAACAAAGCCAGATGTAATTGAGGGTAACCTCAAAGCATTTGTTAGAGGAATGCAGGAGGTGCAAGGATAA
- a CDS encoding DUF6941 family protein, whose translation MAKVGWGHFCDYAFFDQGGKVCLIGIFKYILAQHVPVQHTRCAFVFQVLGEPNENVKIELRLMRPDSREPLLNLQHPGFVLSPEGEAIHVIGLDNLLLPDYGPYEMEVFLNNTYEAGFIFEVRRICQ comes from the coding sequence ATGGCAAAAGTTGGTTGGGGACATTTTTGTGATTATGCTTTCTTCGATCAAGGAGGTAAAGTCTGTCTGATAGGAATTTTTAAATATATTTTAGCTCAACATGTACCTGTTCAACACACAAGGTGTGCCTTTGTATTCCAGGTACTGGGCGAACCTAATGAAAATGTAAAAATTGAATTAAGACTAATGCGACCTGATAGCAGAGAACCGCTCTTAAATTTACAGCATCCTGGTTTTGTTTTAAGCCCTGAGGGTGAGGCAATACATGTTATAGGTCTTGATAATCTGCTATTGCCAGATTATGGGCCTTATGAAATGGAGGTATTTTTGAACAATACATATGAAGCTGGTTTCATTTTTGAAGTTCGTCGAATCTGCCAATAA
- the serS gene encoding serine--tRNA ligase encodes MLDLKYIRANPEKVQEGLSKRNKDVSIAPILELDERRRKLLAEVESLKALQNQKSKEVPKLKKEGKDVTDLMNELKDLSDKIKELDSKVKEVEDEIEKILLTIPNIPHESVPVGKDDTENVEVRRWGEVREPDFEIKPHWEIGVNLGILDFERASKVSGSRFTFYRGLGARLERALINFMLDLHIEKHGYTELFPPFLVARKSMIGTGQLPKFEEDAFKTTDDYFLIPTAEVPVTNYHREEILKEEDLPIKYVAYSACFRAEAGAAGKDTRGLIRQHQFNKVELVKFTKPEDSYDELEKLTADAEDVLKELGLPYRVVLLCSGDLGFSSAKTYDIEVWMPSYGRYVEISSCSNFENYQARRANIRFRRKDGKLDYVHTLNGSGLAVGRTLAAILENFQQKDGTVVVPEVLRKYMGTDVIK; translated from the coding sequence ATGCTTGATTTAAAATATATAAGGGCAAACCCGGAAAAGGTACAAGAAGGACTTTCTAAGAGAAACAAAGACGTTTCAATTGCGCCCATTTTAGAGCTTGATGAAAGAAGAAGAAAGCTTTTGGCTGAGGTTGAAAGTCTGAAAGCTCTACAGAATCAAAAATCAAAAGAGGTCCCAAAGCTCAAAAAGGAAGGAAAAGATGTTACAGATCTTATGAATGAGCTAAAAGATCTATCTGATAAAATTAAAGAATTAGATAGCAAAGTCAAAGAGGTTGAAGATGAGATAGAAAAGATTTTGCTCACAATTCCAAACATTCCTCATGAGTCTGTACCAGTTGGAAAAGATGATACAGAAAATGTTGAAGTAAGGCGCTGGGGTGAGGTAAGAGAACCTGACTTTGAAATAAAGCCTCATTGGGAAATTGGTGTAAATCTTGGAATCTTGGATTTTGAAAGAGCCTCAAAAGTGTCAGGAAGCCGTTTTACATTTTACAGAGGACTTGGTGCAAGGTTAGAAAGAGCTTTAATCAACTTCATGCTTGACCTTCACATTGAAAAGCATGGCTATACTGAGCTATTCCCACCTTTTTTAGTTGCGCGAAAATCTATGATAGGCACAGGACAGCTTCCAAAATTTGAAGAGGATGCATTTAAGACAACAGATGATTACTTTTTGATACCAACAGCAGAAGTTCCTGTTACAAACTACCACAGAGAAGAGATACTCAAAGAAGAAGACTTGCCAATAAAATATGTTGCCTACTCAGCATGTTTTAGGGCAGAAGCTGGTGCTGCTGGCAAAGACACAAGAGGGCTTATTCGTCAGCATCAGTTTAACAAGGTTGAGCTTGTAAAGTTTACAAAGCCAGAAGATTCTTATGATGAGCTTGAAAAACTCACAGCTGATGCAGAGGATGTTTTAAAGGAATTGGGACTTCCTTACAGGGTTGTTCTTCTTTGTTCGGGTGATTTAGGATTTTCTTCTGCAAAGACATACGACATTGAAGTCTGGATGCCAAGCTATGGAAGATATGTTGAGATTTCTTCTTGTTCAAACTTTGAAAACTATCAGGCACGAAGAGCAAACATCAGATTCAGAAGGAAAGACGGAAAACTTGACTATGTTCATACACTCAACGGCTCAGGCCTTGCTGTGGGAAGAACCTTAGCAGCAATACTTGAAAACTTCCAGCAGAAAGATGGAACAGTAGTTGTTCCAGAGGTTTTGAGAAAGTATATGGGTACAGATGTGATAAAGTAA
- a CDS encoding 4Fe-4S binding protein has protein sequence MRKMKITEDVTWKEITPAGVIIDPGNAEDFKTGDWRTMRPVWHEDKCKQCLFCFYVCPDSSIKVENGKMVGVDYDHCKGCGVCTEVCPFKAFDFVEEKK, from the coding sequence ATGAGAAAGATGAAAATAACAGAAGATGTTACATGGAAGGAAATAACACCGGCAGGTGTAATCATCGACCCTGGTAATGCAGAGGACTTTAAAACAGGCGACTGGAGAACAATGAGACCTGTATGGCATGAAGATAAGTGCAAGCAGTGTCTGTTCTGCTTCTATGTATGTCCAGATTCATCGATAAAGGTTGAAAATGGGAAGATGGTCGGAGTTGACTATGACCACTGCAAAGGTTGTGGGGTTTGTACAGAGGTTTGTCCATTTAAAGCTTTCGATTTTGTAGAAGAGAAGAAATAA
- a CDS encoding TVP38/TMEM64 family protein, protein MKRKNLSIVLNIVAIAGFILLATAVAIRYSHFLVNIVSNPQKFKSWVWSFGQLGVLVFILTQILQVIISAIPGEAVQISGGYLYGTLLGTVYSLIGIMIGSVCVFYITRLLGYSLVRKIVSEEKLRKFYSLINSPKGEIAIFLLFLIPGLPKDILTYIAGLSPIKPLRFFAIVAIARLPGIFFSSYIGSSLEEKNYTMAIVVSAAATILFVLGVVYRDNIIKTIHNWVHKKGSSNL, encoded by the coding sequence GTGAAGAGGAAAAATCTTTCAATTGTCTTAAATATCGTTGCAATTGCAGGATTTATTTTACTGGCAACGGCAGTAGCCATACGATATTCTCATTTTCTTGTAAATATTGTCTCAAATCCGCAGAAATTTAAAAGCTGGGTTTGGTCTTTTGGTCAACTTGGTGTACTTGTCTTCATCCTCACTCAAATTCTTCAGGTTATTATTTCTGCTATTCCAGGTGAAGCTGTACAAATCTCTGGCGGATATCTTTATGGTACGCTGCTTGGCACAGTATATTCACTAATTGGAATCATGATAGGCTCTGTGTGTGTATTTTATATAACAAGGCTTTTGGGATATAGTCTTGTGAGGAAAATTGTCTCAGAAGAAAAGCTCAGAAAATTTTATTCACTTATCAATTCTCCAAAAGGAGAAATAGCCATATTCTTGCTCTTTTTGATACCAGGACTTCCAAAAGACATTCTGACATACATTGCTGGACTTTCGCCAATAAAACCGCTAAGATTTTTTGCAATTGTTGCCATTGCAAGACTGCCAGGAATATTTTTTTCATCATACATTGGAAGCAGCCTTGAAGAGAAAAACTACACAATGGCAATTGTAGTTTCTGCTGCAGCTACTATTTTGTTTGTCTTGGGTGTTGTATACAGAGACAATATCATAAAAACCATTCATAATTGGGTGCACAAAAAAGGTAGCAGCAATCTTTAA